The Sporichthyaceae bacterium genome contains the following window.
CGGATGGGCGTACCGGTGATCATGAATCTCACCGAGATGGACGATGTGGACGCCAAGCGTCTGGTCGACTTCTCCGCGGGCCTGGTCTTCGGTTGTCACGGTTCCATCGAACGGGTGACGCAGAAAGTGTTCTTGCTCTCGCCGGCAAATGTCGATGTGACAGCCGAGGACAAGGCGCGGATCGCGCGTGGCGGATTCTTCAACCAGAGCTGAGGGGGCGCGTTTGCGCTCGCCGCAGACGCCGGGCAGGATGTCGCAGGTGGTCGGGGGAGCAGTTGAGCAGCGCATTCGCGCTGCTCAGCGGCATGTCCGGGGTCCGGCGAGCGCGGCCGGTGCCGCGTCGAGTAGTCGGAGAGCTGCGGCGTGAGTCCAGTCGGGGAGATCCTCTACTACCTGCTGACCATCTTCATGCTGTTGCTTGTGGCGCGGATGGTCATGGACTACGTGTTCATGTTCGCGCGGTCCTATCAGCCCAAGGGGCCAGCGGTAGTGGCGCTCGAAGTGCTCTACTCGTCAACCGATCCGCCGTTGAAGTTCTTGCGGCGGTTCATCCCCCCGCTGCGACTCGGTGGAGTGAGCCTTGACCTGTCGTTCCTTGTGCTTTTTGTCATCGTCATTCTCGGCCGGGACGCCGCGCTACGCCTATGACCCTGTACGGTCTATTCCGAACGTCGACGATCACTCT
Protein-coding sequences here:
- a CDS encoding YggT family protein; this encodes MSPVGEILYYLLTIFMLLLVARMVMDYVFMFARSYQPKGPAVVALEVLYSSTDPPLKFLRRFIPPLRLGGVSLDLSFLVLFVIVILGRDAALRL